The Musa acuminata AAA Group cultivar baxijiao chromosome BXJ2-5, Cavendish_Baxijiao_AAA, whole genome shotgun sequence genomic interval TTTGACAATCCATCAATTCTGTCCATTGCTTTTTGACAACCTTTTACTTGTTGGCATGCTTCCGACCATCCTGAGCAACACAGTAGTCTTTATCTTCATAACCATTCTTTTATTCGGTAGATTACAAAGAAGAAATATTGAAGATTATATTCTTCATAGTATTTTCAAAGTCTCTTAGAATGAACCCTTGAGTTTCCTTCACACATTTTAAACTTCTTTGAAGGATACAAATCTATTGATTTCATTTAAGAGAACACCTACTTTCAATATAATCATTCATAAATATGAGAATACAGTGCTTACCAAATTGAAGTAAACTTTTTTGCTCGATATGTGGTCTTTTGTCTAATGGAAAGGTAACTATACTTCATTCTTACAAAGTTACAATATATCAATTGAACAACCAAACTCAAGCCATTGTTTTTCTCTATATAGGAGACTATATGTCAGTAGCTGAAAATTTGAAGGACACTTTATTTCCTTGAATTATATGTGGCTTTTGGATGTTTCTCCCACACAAGTTTTAAGACAAGCTGCAGTATGACCATGAACAGGATTGTGAACCTTTCTTATGCAACATCCCTACAATATGCTTAATAGTGTTCATGCTACCATGTGATCAGTTCCTCATCCATCAGTTAACATAAAGAATCTTAATTCTCTTGGATAGGCTAATCAGTGGTCCTGTTAGTTATGTCACTTTCTCTTTAGAGGATGTAGAGAGGGTAAAAGTAAAACCATATAGTCGGAAGTTGTTTCATATCACTTGTTCACAAATAAATCGTTGAGTGATTTGTTGTCTTGCATTCCGTTGATTTTAACTGACAAATATAGTTGCCATTTAACTTTAAAGACAATAGCTGAACGACTTAAGCAATCATCTAATCACTTAAGACTGTTTCTATGAACTAGATATTTTATAGCATGACTATTATTTTATGATGTTTAAAAATATACCCAAATTATGCATTGTCATTAAGATTGTATCTCATAATCATGACTTAACAAATTAATTATCAGTTAGGTGTCTTGACATAATTGAAGGACTTATCTGAGTAGTTTTTCTGGgtaattttatattttctatcatcCTAATGTTCCATGAAACTAATTAGTGATTGGTTTCCATCTAACTTCTTATATGATGTGACAAAATTGCATTGAGTTGCATCTTACCAAGGAAAAAATCATTTGTGTTAGCAGGCTTAAGCAAAAGTGACAAAATTAGTGAAGTTGGGGGCAGGAATTTTTATCTTCGGACgagcagcagaagcagcagtTTCCACTTGGCAGGTGAAGGCAGTGACCTAACATCACAAAGCAGCAGCATCGAACTAGCAAATGGCAGCTCTTCTGTTGTTGTTCCATCCCATTCCTTTGTCTCATTTGTcgtgaaaaagatgcagaagattgGCAGGCGAACAAGGAAGCTTTGGAATTTGGTGGCTGGTATTGCCTGTTTATGAAGTGCAATGATCTGAATTACGGCCATCTACTTGATGttgcttatatatatacatatatatctctcGGGAACAACCATTTGCTTATTTGATAATGGTTGTTTCATGGTGTCAAATATACCTAATATGAAGTAAGGAAGATATCAAAGATCATTGTATAGGGCACTTTTGAAGTTTTATCCGGTAATGCAAGTAGTAGCATTCAGCTATGACATTTGACTTGTAAGCACGTCGAATAACATTCATTctactttctttttatttatttgctcttttttattcttgttcAAACTTGTGCACTCTGAGAGAAACAGTGATTGCAAAACAATAAGCAACGCTGATTCGCCCCATATAACATGTTCAATGGTCAGTTTTGTGGCTTGCAATAAATCAGTGTAAAATACCTAAGCATATAGGCCGTCTTTAAATATGTTCtcagaaaatatttcttttggtttCAAAATTAAAAGCTTAACAAATTGTTCAGCTTACATTTCCTCGGTTCTCAATATTTTTAAAACCATTCTCGGGACTATAACTGGAAAATAAGAAACAACAAATTAATAGCTCTAGTGTTGCTCTCAGTGTTCCACACGACTGTTTTGCTCTCGGGATAGTCTAATTTGCCAAATGATGACAATGCTTGTGCAGTTCAACTTTCTCTCATATGGCTTACTGTAGCTGAACCGATTGTCAAATAATTGTGTTCCACTCAATCATCATAGACAGCCAAAACAAGAAGCCACCGCACCTTAATGCTTGCATGGGACACGGACTCGTGGCACACCGTCGTTCACTGCGAACATCGAGCTGTAGCATTCATGACGAGGAATGACGATGACTTATACCGACCCTTCTCTCTGATTGGATCCAGCATTCTCAAATTTCAATTACGCGTTACCAAGCAGATTTCTTCCAAACCTCACGCTTCTGTGCTCATTGATTTCTTTAGATTCGTGTGAAACCCACCATATCCAGCATCTCACTCTTTACGCTGCCCCAAAGGACAGGTTGCACCTCCATTTCTACAACAAAAAGCCACCACAGTCATCACTCTCCACGGCCTCGGTACCTCTCTATCTCTCCCTCATGGCCTATGACAGAAGAAGGTCCTCTTTGTTTGATGCCTTCACACTCTCACCTCTCCCATACCCCGTGCTGCTGATACTGCTGATGGTTTTCCTCTTGCTAAGCCTATCATGGTTCTTCGACTTCGAGTCGTTCATGGAGGAGACGGAGGAGCAGATGAGTTGGGTGCTCCTCACGCTCCCCGTCGTTCTGATCCTCGTCATCCGGTGGCTCTCCTCCATCGAAAGGCTCGACGATACGCTGCGGGGGCTGTTCCGGTACGATCGTCGTCGTCCGAGTTACTACGGCTACAACCAGCCGCAGGAGGGAAGCTCACCGTGGGGCATCGCCGCGGTCCTCGTCTTGTTGCTCGTGATGGTCTACTTCCACTCGAGCATCCAGGATATGTGGGGACCTTGATTTGATCCCTTTTGTGATACAAATGTTCTACATGTACAGCTTCTTCTCTTCTCATTGATGTCTAATGTCTACTACTACTCTACTCTTGTCATGGGCTTGTTTATACTGGACTCGGTTTCCCCTTTCTATATTTCTCTACACGTACAGCTTCTTCTCTTGTTATCGATGTCTACTACTTTACTCTTTATTTTATACTGATTGTGTTacggaatatatttatatttttgatatgTAGTCAAAGAAAAAATTTGAGTGAATATAGTAGAA includes:
- the LOC103983881 gene encoding uncharacterized protein LOC103983881, with translation MAYDRRRSSLFDAFTLSPLPYPVLLILLMVFLLLSLSWFFDFESFMEETEEQMSWVLLTLPVVLILVIRWLSSIERLDDTLRGLFRYDRRRPSYYGYNQPQEGSSPWGIAAVLVLLLVMVYFHSSIQDMWGP